gaagaCATCACTATTGAACAGTTTAAAGGTATGCTgaatgatatattatatgaaatgAAGTCTGATATGATAAATACtttgcatataataaataaaaatgaaacttTCTTTAATTCACTGCAAAACTATTTAGATAATGCTGCCAAAAAagttaataatttatatatatataactattttggaaataaatatggcgaaattcataaaattgatATGAACGTATATAAAGAACGAGAAAAAATACAAGACAACCACGAAACAAGTCCAATAGaaactaataaaaatgattctactataaatagtaaaatatatttccttCCTTTTGAAGAAGAAATTCTTACTTCAGAGAATATTGCATCAAATTTTGAATTAAACAATGTAGGACAGGAAGTATTTAATAAGACTAAAATATTACTAGGAacatataaacaaaataataaatacacTTCGTTATTTGCTCAAAGAATAATCgatataaatgatttaCAAAAACAAGTTGATTCCGACAATGCAAAGGTATATGATGAACGAGGGAATAATGAAATGAccaaaaatggaaaaaacaatatactattgtcaaaaaatatagaaaaggGCCAAATGAACAATCAAAtgtatgatatatttatgtctGAATTAAAAGAATCTATAGAAGATATAAGCATTTATAGATTAAATCCATCAATTCAGGATATTAAAATTAGTAgcaatataatatatcatatagTATTGCctaataattcaaatataGAAGATCATgtaaatgaaattaaagaaatttataaaaattttctcaataaatataatgaactTTTCATAGAAAACTATGttaataatgtatatattaaagtatataaagaaattaaagaagaaacaaataatgaaaCAAAATTAGAGCTTAACCAATTGTTGAAATTGCATGTTCTTTttgataatgaaaaagagGTTATTGAAAAAGTGgataaaataaatccaGTTATTATCGATGCATTGCACTTAAAACGAAAGAGAGCAAGGGATGTAGATACTATATATGCTTATGATTTTGTTAAGCTTATAAACATATCATTAAATAGGATAAATAATACTTTGAATgacaattttaattatattaatagtGTGAAAGAATTCAAGATAGATTATAGTAGGGAAAACTCcgaagaaataaatgatgCAGTAAGTGCGggaaagaaagaaaaatctcaacctaataaaaatgataaacaATCTAAATGgctttttgaaaattttggCAATTTAAGTAGTGATGAAATtcgaataaaaaaatcacTTTATCTATCAAACTCTTTGGAAATAggacaaaataaaatgagtGTAATCGGACTGTTAATGAATGTAAAGACAGATGAATATAAAGAAGGAAGAGATATTgcttttataataaatgatattacAACCAATGGAGGTGCATTTAGTGTTTTAGAAGACGAACTATTTTATGGAGTATCATGCTATGcgagagaaaaaaaaataccaCGCATATACATATCTTGCAATTCCGGGGCTAAAATTggattatataattatcttATGGATAAAATTAAAGTATGCTggaatgatgaaaataaaaaagaacttggatataagtatatatatataacagaagaaataaaagaaacaaTTCCTAAAAAagatattatttatttaagagaaatttatgaaaatggagaaaaaagatatataattgatGCTATAGTAggaaatttaaataatcataTAGGGGTAGAAAATTTAAGAGGTAGTGGGTTAATAGCAGGAGAAACCTCAAAGGCTTATGATGAGATTTTTACTCTTTCATATGTCACTGGAAGAAGCGTTGGAATTGGTGCTTATTTAGTTAGATTAGGTAAACGAactattcaaaaaaaaggatCCTCTCTTTTATTAACTGGTTTTAATgctttaaataaaatattaggtgaaaaagtatatataagtaATGAGCAATTAGGAGGtgtaaatattatgatgaaaaatGGAATATCTCAATTAGAAGCTGAAAATGACCAGGATGgagtaaataaaattttcaaatgGTTATCATATGTTCCTAAAACTAGTGAcagttatttttatgctCTTGGGGAATCAACAAAATCAtttcataataaatttCAAGAAAATAGCAAATGTGATATTAGCAAATCTAGAAACTTAAACAATTCAATTGGTTCTGATCAAGAATCCAATAATTATCCAACGGGATACACTAATGATCGAGGCATACAAGAGTATGTAAAAAAGAACAGTTTACACAGCAGTTCAGATAGTACTACTGTTGAACCAGAAAGTATCAAAGAATGTGATACTTCACTTATGCACAccaatgaaaaaaatggtgATGAAGAATCAGGGAACGAAATTAGTGACATCATTCCAGATAACtggaacaaaataaatgatgtAGATATGGAAAATGTAAATGAAGCAGATATCATCGAATTACTAAAAGGGTCAGATAAAAAACAAGGATTTttagataaaaatagttaCTTTGAATATATGAATGAATGGGGAAAAGGTATTATAACTGGAAGAGGAAAATTAGGATCAATACCAATTGGTTTTATTGctgtaaataaaaatttagtTACCCAAACGGTTCCATGTGATCCAGCATTGAAAACTAAAGCTATAAAAACAACAAATGCCCCATGTGTTTTTGTGCCTGATAATTCGTATAAAACTGCGCAATCTATTGAAGattttaataaagaaaatctacctttatttgtatttgcAAATTGGAGAGGTTTTTCAGGAGGTACTATGGATATGTTTAACAGTATCTTAAAATTTGGATCAATGATAGTTAATCAATTAGTTAATTATAAGCATCCCGTTTTTGTATACATACCTATTTTTGGAGAACTTAGAGGTGGATCTTGGGTAGTAGTAGATGAAACATTGAACAGCCAAATAATAGAAATGTATGcagataataatagtaaagGTGGAATATTAGAACCTCCAGGATTAGTAGAAGTCAAATTTAAGTTCGCAGAAATTAAGAAATTAATGAATAACAGTGatccatatataatagaacTAAATCAGAAGCTCGCGACTCTTCAGGTAAAccaataaatattcataataagAATTGAAATAAGATTAAAATCAACGAAtcaaatgaataataaaagtatattgTTAGATGCATGATACtctatatttaaaaattacgcaaagttaatatatgtatatttatgaattCATTTTATGTGAAAATATGCTTAAAGAACTTGTCATATAAATACCCatttactattattactttttatGTTGtggtatttttatttcttttctcaatttgtgtttttttttagaatgAAGAAGAAATTTTAAGtgtaaaaaaggaaatagaAAAGAAGGAAAAGGAAATGcttccattttatttacaagTATGTCATAAATATGCAGATCTACATGATGTATCCTTATGTATGAAGGAGAAAGGTgttattagaaaaattgTTCCATGGGAAAAATCTAGATCCTTTTTCTATTACCGCTTATTAAGGAGATTGATATTACATACATTAAAGTAAGACAATACATGAagcatatacatattagATTTAGTTTATATGTGTTTCCCTAATtagaagaattaaaaaaaaaaatttatttgcCAAAAACAATTTGTTCTGTGATATTAGTTATTTCTTTGAATTGTTTTtgattctttatttattttttcctatGTTTGTAGCAAAAAGTTTGGAGATTCTTATGCCAATTGTGATGAAATTAAGGATATTATCAACGGCCTTAAAAATTCTGAAAGTGATGACCAAATTGTATGCAAAAGCGTTTTAACTGgaaatgttttaaaaaatataaacaagataaaagatgaaattttacataaaaaaactttAGATGGTATTTTCAAAGAATTCCaaaatttatcaaaaacacaaaaaatggaactttataaaaaaattagttCTTATGAATTTTaatcattttttcaaatagacaaatattatatattatgtatgtataaaaaaaaagaatgtGTGCGTggatgaaaaataatacatcttatgtttttaattatataaaaaataaaatatatgttttctttatttgcttcttatatacatattatatatatagcaaTTTTATGCTTAAATAtgtctttttcatttttgaaAACATAGATCACATTGATAATATCAATGTATCGAACTATATAACAAtgcatttattatatatatgtgataTATAGGTTTAAGCGATTATTCCTATTTACATCGCATTTATGCATCCTATTATACATGATTGGAGAGTATGGAATTTAAGCATGTAAAAAACGAATATAAATTGTCTACTATAATATTgtgacaaaaaaatatgcacaaATTCATGCATTTTGTATGAAAATCAGGTTGTATTATAATTCATACGAATGATACaataagttttttttaatgttttatatCAACTGCAtgtatatgtgtatatatgtttCCATATACACATGCTTGTAATTGCatacaattattttcaaaaaataaaatcatatGATTTATctcatgcatatatatttcatgtGTAAGGACTAAATTGTGTTGTAAACTATATGAGATATATGCTATCCacttataaataaattttcttaatttttttttaattataaaaaaaattattaatacaaaattaCCATCTCATAATAGTGACATAAAAATCaccatatttttataaaggaatattattatttaatttttttcaaatttttataataattatatatacaagctatatatttattatgagAATATGCTATAGAAAGCAAACAAAACAATTAAtgatacatataaaaattaaataccTGTTCATTTTCCTAAAAAGGAGTTTCCCAATTTTTGTCACAAAGCTGgatgttttttaaatgattatGTTAGAATAAATAAGTATTTATTCACATTTTCATTAGCTGTGTAGCATGTGATGCATGGGTGCGTTGGTTTATATGAGTATTACATCCTTCATTCTTTTGCCATTTTTCTAACAAGTGCAATTCGAAAAATCATCATACATATAATTCGTTTATATGATATTGCTTATCCTgcacattttatttattttttattaaaatataaaatcgctatatttatcaagaaattatttctatcaaaacaaaaaaaatataatagtatATTTAAGAAAGGAGCATATACTACCACTcgaattaaaataataaaaaatagaagaTTTATAATTACTTAGAAATGTATTAAAATACTATTTATGTACCTCTTGTGTATGCATATGTGCACACATTATGAATACAATTAAATACATATTCCtataaaacattaaaaGAGGATATTCCCATCTTGTAACTCAGCCAATATgctttataatattatttcatttgctacatagtttatttattattctcTATTTTTGGTAGGAACAGAAAAcgtataaataatatagctACCTATACAActacacatatatatatataagaacGACAAATGGGAGAAGTATACTATGAATCCGAATTGAAGAAAGATAACAAAATAGAGTATGtagataatatatttttatcaaaaaatatattaaataatagaGAAAATgctttaaattatttttatacttcTCCTTTTTATACATCAAAAAGCcatatatcattaaatgaaaaaattcgAGTAGGGAAAATAATTGGTGAAGAAGATGAGGggtatttatttgatataagctatgataatttagatgttttaaaaaaggaTGAGCCAACTGATGGCGCTAGtatccatatatattacaataCAAATTctatatatcatataagactaacacatatatataaattaaaaaatatttttttcaaaaaagtAATTCAAATGTTTTGTGTGTTTAATGGGAAGATATATAGCTCGCGTTCTTTTGGGGAATtactaataaataaaataaataatattgtgCGAAATATCGAAAACTTTTATGAACGagtaaataatatgatgaattttaatataacatcaaattattattttgaaaataaaacgCGCCTTAAGAAGTTAGACGATTCACACAAAAATTTTAGCCTCGAcgattttaatatttcgattaccaaaaaaaaaaaaaataaacaaaattgtaagaatcatatttttaaaaagtataCTTAACGAAATATTTATACGCTAATACTTCATTTGAGTAGTTAGATTGCAAACTAAAATCTGTATGCATAATTtgcttataaaaaaaaatcatagagacacaaaaaataataaaatgtaagtgatgtagaaaatataaagaaacCACTGAAGAatagacaaaaaaattccaaaaaatgataaaaaaaataaaagctTGCATAAACAATGTGTCTATCATATACAATAAGacaaaatattgttttgtATATGAGTATGTTTacttgtttttattttagcATTTTCTAAACTCTTTCTAAGATTGTGAATATTTTtgcatttatttaaaaaatataaattttttgtataaacgttattattattttttatagtgTTGTTATCTTCTGAATTATAATCAATGCTATCCCCATTTTTACTTTCATTATATgttacataaatatattcatagtTTTGTTCGATTTCGGTGTTATGAAGTGTATTCCCAATTGATCCACTTAAGCACGTTAACAGCAGCGTCCTAATATTATGTATCTGgggaaagaaaaaatatatatttattcagaAAGAGTTAACTATTAGGAgagtttgtttttttttttttaattttatattgtttcTATTTACTctctatttatatatatgtaaaaattacattcgttgataatttatttctacCGTAAAGATATTTGTGATacatcatttattatataatcaCAAATATTgtacattatatttattcaattttttttatttcgcTTTTTTTGACTTACTATATTATcgatgtatatttttattaaaaaattatcaatgCCCGTTTTTTCTATGGGACATTCAAGACATTCTAtctataataaataaattaaaagatatgaaaaaatggaattaTAAATTGTGAAAAGATATGCACTTCGATTTTCGTATACAAGGGGAGACAAAATAAGTTAAGCATATTATGCATTTATGCTAAGcatatataacaatttatttattcagaattaataatatataattcataaaTAGTCAGATGCATTTCGTATTATGGACGAATGTAATTAGTTATACCTACATATTATGTTtacacatttatttattatgattttcctttttttccTCTTACTTGTGAACTTTCCACGACAGCATAAAAACTTTGCAATAAATTATTCGAATGTGAAATAACAAACTTGTGCAAAAACTCAAGATGACTCATGttgtttaaatatttaaattaaatagtAGTAATAATTAGgaataatagaaaaaacaaaataaagcaTATTTGATATAGTTTTAAATGAATAAGACAAAAGGCACTTtccaaaaaaaactaaCAACTCAAGAATATCCTGTAAAAagttaaatttaataatacgTATATGTagaaattgaaaaataaaatatatttttatcaatttctcattcttctttatatttaatgtattttttggaTATATAACTTATGTATGCTATCCTTTCTCTCTTTTTATCTCATATTATTCAATGGGCATATACACCATATATATGatgaattaattttttgcaGAAGGGAAATGCATAacgaaaaataaaaacattaataacagtaataatgaaaaacaTAACAATACAGTGTTccaattaaataaaaatgaaggGTGTATAAAAGAAGAAGATAACATAGTTagcaaaataaaagaacTAAATCTAcatttattacaaaatgaagatgaaataaataatatgagaCAGGAAAATGAAACATTATCCTCACAAGTATACAAAgcaataaacaaaatatatatttgcatGTATATACTTATAAATACACACTAATATTTAAGTACATAGATATATGGTATAGATATTTaacttaataaaaatgtgtttattttcagataattaatttttctaacAAATGCAAAGAACTACAATTCATATGTACGGAAAAAGAAAACGAAAATAATCGGCTAAAAGAAAACAATCAAATGCTAGTGCATGAATTAAATAGAATTAAAacagaaaaagaaaaaatagaacaacaaaataaacattttgtaaatatagacaagaataaaaatattgaaataactaatatgaaaaaggatatttttattttaaaaaatgaactaaatgaaaaagataatgaaataagtaatttaaatgaggatatcaaattattgaatgaaaaaattaatattataagcgaggaaaatataaaaaacaaacaagatgtaaatgataatataaagaagcaagataaaataaatgagaatgtaaatgaaaaagaatttCAAATACAATCATTACAAGATAAGGTCcaaaaattaaacaaaattattaaagacaaaaatgatgataatgataaatgtaaaaaaaaaatattgcaGCAGAATGATAAACTTACTTAtctaaataataaaatacaaaatatagaaaaaaaacaagcAGATGAcatagaaaaaattaaaaagtatacagaaaaaattaaacttataaaaaaaaaatataacaataataaacgACAAGATCAAACAGAGGGAAACAAAATGGTTGATCACAAAAGGCAACAGGAGGATGCTATATTTAATTCACAGTTTtataatgtaaataaaaaaaataaagacaaaaaaattaaccaAGTTACAAATATTCAAAGTCATCAAAATAGTTTTCTAACAAAATCAAAAGACATAAACAAAGAGAAAATCAATATAAGCAGTAATACTAGCAGTAGTAGTAATGACAGTGATGATAACGAAATTCAGAGTACTCAAATTGTTAGTTTCTCCGAaaagtataatataaataaaaatatgaggAAAGGAAAAGatacaaacaaaatataaaaatttattaactGAGAATTTTAGACATTTGGTATAAAAACTTTAAATAACATGAATCACGTATgtatgtaatattttttagctTTCTTCttacaattattatttcgttaattcatttttttccattttttttatactaattttttaaatgtttcataatatttggAATAAAATCACAGGAAATAATATGCATGTATATAAGCAGAGTCTACATTTGAGACCCTTTCTGCATTTCactcatttttttcgttttttttgagGTTGTTTATTTTGCTTACCCTTATATTTAATACGCTGGATTGAAACTATATGAAATGTTTAAGCTGTTGGAAATTTGATATAGCTAAATGGGAGCAAAGATAATGcaaaattttatgtttatatatatatatatatatattgtgtttaggttttttatatattatctcgaatatatttaactaTATATTCTTACATCAAATAGATCTGATATATAATCATCCAAATTGGGTTTAATCGTGTTATTAATGTATAGATACTGcataaaatgtaaaaatgtAAGTATAAAAGgaatgaaaatatacatttccTATTTTCAATAAGAATCCAacaaatgaataatatgaaCTAGTATATGTAAATTCTCTCTTATTGATATATACTAGCACACATCGTCACAAACTATCATTCCCtctacatatatatattcccATGTTTCGGTACGCATTTTCTTACTATATATTCTTctttgttatatatttttttgagaaaatttaaaatggATACTAGTGTTTCATTTCCATTTATAacaattttgttttttttcaaaatagaTATCCCACTTATGCTTTTAAGTACTATTTTCACtgtttaattttaaaacaaatatatgtaaaatatatatatcatgtGCATCGTTGTACTCTATATTTACGTATATCTATTTATCTATggacattaaaaaaatgctataataatatataaactcGCGTTTTATGATGTTTTTCTTTGTACCCcttttcatcatttaatatttatttatataaaaatatatacactaTATATAGCATGTATCTTTTACTTTTTTCCACTTTTAtaccttttttattacgCCTGGAAAATATGCATTCATTCATATCAGGTTTTTTGTCGAAGCTTGGAAAATAGCATATAGGAAAATGTGGCATTATTTTAAGGGCTAAGTTTTTAaacatacaaaaaaattggataataaataaataataatatacgGCATTGCAAATTTAATGCTTTTTcctattatattatttcttcgcaattatttcaatttaacatacaaataaaatgcCAAATTATTACCTTAATTTTGTTTCGTTTATTTacttattaaaaatttccGTCAGtgcataaaaatatactcgaaattaacaaaatgaaTTCACACATTTTAAATGTTCTTATAGAGTTCCTTATATATTTAGCAGATTAAATGGTTGGTcgttttcattttaattttatgtccacatagaagaaaaaaataaatattaaacaataaaaactaaataaaattatattaagcataaaaattaaataaaacatgtaaacatatatcaataaaagaaatcaagtataaaataaaaattagtATAAACTTTAATTATCCTTAAATTCCATATATTTGATATCCTCTCCAATGTGTAACATTTTAGTATAACAAAAAAGTtagtgtatatatataatgttttGAAATGGTcatgttattatattttattgatttagcatttttataacgttattttttagttaGTAATAAGTTTGTGTTATTCTGAAAGAGGATTACATCCAATTGATCCGATTCGGAATCACATATATGCGCAATACAATATCATACTAATTTCTAAACTGATCACTAATTCCAACTCAAACTGTATTAAATGGAAAACACAGAATCATTTTTTCGCGAACATAAAATTGTAGAAGAAAAAATCGACATAATAAAAGCTTATTTAAATGAAGATGATGATGAGATAATAAAAGGTTATTCTGTTATTTtggaaaatttaaattatttaaacaaCTGCTTAAATAGTTACAGAGAGGCGAAGACAGTACTAGACCCTCATCTAGTTTTATTAGTACATGCATTTTTTgagtttttaaaaaaatcttTTAACAAACTAGGAAGTCtcttaacatattttagaACAAAGTTAgagaatgaaaaaaaaaacttacAAAAAATAGACTTTATtacaaatgaaaatgaagaaataaaaaaagagaagTTTAATAAAGTTGTTGACAATGATAGGGGTCTATTTCATGAAATGAAAGATGATGAACAAATACAATGTGAATATAACATGCTAAAATTGTACACAATAGTTGaagaaatttataaatattataatacgTTAATATCAATTAGAGGAGagaaaaaagtaaaaacaTTGTTCCCATGTgattccttttttttgaaCGCTATCGTTAATATGCTTATTACcttgaaaaaagaaaacgatgttcataattatataagtaatttaaattttaaaaaaactgatgaaaataattcttgggttattttatatgtattaataatatggCTATCATTTTGCTTATATATACCATTTGATGTTCTCagcataaataaaaacatgtTAATGAATGTccaagaaatatattattattatatacaaaaaaatgataaaacaaAAGATGCTTGTTCGGTTCTATATTCTCAATTTTTAAGTAGAGAAGATGTATGCAAAAGTCAAACTTGCTTCaataattttgtaatattttcGAAAGAAATTTtgaacaaattaatattaacacaaacacaatataaatcaaaagaaataaatgatgatttatatttcatcAATAACCCTAATTTACCCAAATTTTGTCTCACGAAATATACGAATATACTTGTCTATGGAGTTTTATTaacacataaaaaaatattgaaaaagcTAGATAAAAAAGTGTTAAGAAATTATGCTAActtttatacttttttttttattcacaATCACAAAATTTGGGATTTTACGCAAATCTCAAAATCTTTAAAAATACTTTGTCTTCGTTATTATgccttattatttttagaaaaaaaaaaaaaaaacgaaaatatTACCGATTCCCCTGTTAGTTGTAATATGATAAATGAGTTCAAAACTGATTATAGTAAGATGGGTGAATTGGTACAAATAGaaactaataaaaatacaatagaaaatgataatcacataaaaattaataaagcAAAAGAAAATTGCTTAGAAAAAGAACATGATCTCTTTAATAAATTTCCCCTATTTCTTGACATAAATGaagtatttattttatatcaaaaaagcaaagaaaataattgcAGTGAATACAACAATAATGAACTAGATAATGTGAAAGAGTCCAAACAATACACGTGtgaaaaagatataatggtaattataaatattttatttttttattttaacgataatagtaataatattcgATGGTGTTTATCGAAAAGCTTTGGtaacatattaatatatttaaatgaagaaaatgtaaatacaataattaataagtttaatgaattaaaaaaatataaggataataatattttgagTACAATCAATtacacattttttcattccATTTTTCACAAAAATTCGCTTTCTATAAGCacattaaattatttaatgaatataataatacgaagtttatatatgaataatgataaaatatatcctAGTGtgtttgtattattatatagcttatttaaatataataagtatataaaaatgtattactacgaaaaaaaagataatattatcatatttttctttttccatttaatatttagtaaattaattattatgtCTTTATTGGaagataatattaatattagaAAATCAGCGATATCTTTATTGCAGATATTTATAGGAAaatttaactttttttacaatttcaGTACCGATATAAAAGGAACAAGCACTGATAATTTGAAA
This DNA window, taken from Plasmodium berghei ANKA genome assembly, chromosome: 13, encodes the following:
- a CDS encoding mediator of RNA polymerase II transcription subunit 6, putative — translated: MGEVYYESELKKDNKIEYVDNIFLSKNILNNRENALNYFYTSPFYTSKSHISLNEKIRVGKIIGEEDEGYLFDISYDNLDVLKKDEPTDGASIHIYYNTNSIYHIRLTHIYKLKNIFFKKVIQMFCVFNGKIYSSRSFGELLINKINNIVRNIENFYERVNNMMNFNITSNYYFENKTRLKKLDDSHKNFSLDDFNISITKKKKNKQNCKNHIFKKYT
- a CDS encoding protein MGET, putative; amino-acid sequence: MNKTKGTFQKKLTTQEYPVKKGKCITKNKNINNSNNEKHNNTVFQLNKNEGCIKEEDNIVSKIKELNLHLLQNEDEINNMRQENETLSSQIINFSNKCKELQFICTEKENENNRLKENNQMLVHELNRIKTEKEKIEQQNKHFVNIDKNKNIEITNMKKDIFILKNELNEKDNEISNLNEDIKLLNEKINIISEENIKNKQDVNDNIKKQDKINENVNEKEFQIQSLQDKVQKLNKIIKDKNDDNDKCKKKILQQNDKLTYLNNKIQNIEKKQADDIEKIKKYTEKIKLIKKKYNNNKRQDQTEGNKMVDHKRQQEDAIFNSQFYNVNKKNKDKKINQVTNIQSHQNSFLTKSKDINKEKINISSNTSSSSNDSDDNEIQSTQIVSFSEKYNINKNMRKGKDTNKI
- a CDS encoding autophagy-related protein 12, putative, whose protein sequence is MPHFPICYFPSFDKKPDMNECIFSRRNKKVKIVLKSISGISILKKNKIVINGNETLVSILNFLKKIYNKEEYIYLYINNTIKPNLDDYISDLFDLYQISNSLNISYSFNPAY